Proteins from a genomic interval of Halorubrum depositum:
- a CDS encoding DsbA family oxidoreductase translates to MSNAHSDDAADGDPADDATESITVYSDYVCPFCYLGRQSLAEYRETREEPLAVDWHPFDLRAGKRNPDGTIDHEVDDGKGEDYYAQARENVRRLQEQYDVEMVQEIATDVDSLPAQLVSVHVKETAPEAWPAFDDALFAALWREGRDIGDREVLVDVAEDVEGLDADVVDAALGDDDLRERVTAMFDAARQRGVTGVPTFAFDGHAARGAVPPEQLERLVEGA, encoded by the coding sequence ATGTCGAACGCTCACTCCGACGACGCGGCCGACGGCGATCCGGCCGACGACGCGACCGAGTCGATCACCGTCTACTCGGACTACGTCTGTCCGTTCTGCTACCTCGGGCGACAGTCGCTCGCCGAGTACCGGGAGACGCGCGAGGAGCCGCTCGCGGTCGACTGGCACCCGTTCGACCTCCGGGCGGGCAAGCGCAATCCGGACGGCACGATCGACCACGAGGTCGACGACGGGAAGGGCGAGGACTACTACGCGCAGGCCCGCGAGAACGTCCGCCGGCTCCAAGAGCAGTACGACGTCGAGATGGTCCAGGAGATCGCGACCGACGTCGACTCGCTGCCCGCCCAGCTCGTCTCCGTGCACGTGAAAGAGACCGCCCCCGAGGCGTGGCCCGCCTTCGACGACGCGTTGTTCGCGGCGCTGTGGCGGGAGGGGCGCGACATCGGTGACCGCGAGGTGCTCGTCGACGTCGCGGAAGACGTCGAGGGGCTCGACGCCGACGTGGTCGACGCCGCGCTCGGCGACGACGACCTCCGCGAGCGCGTGACGGCGATGTTCGACGCGGCGCGGCAGCGGGGGGTCACCGGCGTGCCGACGTTCGCCTTCGACGGCCACGCCGCCCGCGGCGCGGTGCCGCCGGAGCAGCTCGAACGGCTCGTTGAGGGCGCCTGA
- a CDS encoding phosphatase PAP2 family protein, translating into MNWLLSVLGSLVLWVGGGTLVAAAVIIGPRRLRGLRADAASRLRDARRELAALGAVLLASAVGRGSLQTVSELFGLRLTGLIYAVEGDFIEWIQQTYATPELTMYFSSVYVYGYAFLLSFPILAYLALPRTRTLRRLLVAYALNYSIGLAIYTVVFAHGPRNLDVGRSLLFTYNPEFTALTSEVNEAANVFPSLHTSLSVTVAAFAVLTRDEYPRWTPVALWISTSVVIATMYLGIHWLTDVIGGIALALGAVYLSCRLVDEEEESEGRTDGDATVGT; encoded by the coding sequence ATGAACTGGCTCCTGTCGGTCCTCGGCTCGCTCGTCCTGTGGGTCGGCGGGGGGACGCTCGTCGCCGCGGCGGTGATAATCGGCCCGCGTCGGCTTCGGGGGCTCCGCGCCGACGCCGCCTCGCGCCTGCGAGACGCGCGGCGGGAACTCGCCGCGCTCGGCGCGGTCCTGCTCGCGAGCGCGGTCGGCCGGGGGTCGCTCCAGACGGTCTCGGAGCTGTTCGGTCTGCGGTTGACGGGCCTGATCTACGCGGTCGAGGGCGACTTCATCGAGTGGATACAGCAGACGTACGCCACGCCCGAGCTGACGATGTACTTCTCGTCGGTGTACGTGTACGGGTACGCGTTCCTGCTCTCGTTCCCCATCCTCGCGTACCTGGCGCTCCCGCGGACGAGGACGCTGCGGCGGCTGCTCGTCGCGTACGCGCTCAACTACTCGATCGGGCTCGCGATATACACGGTCGTGTTCGCGCACGGACCGCGGAACCTGGACGTCGGGCGGTCCCTGCTTTTCACGTACAACCCCGAGTTCACGGCGCTGACGAGCGAGGTGAACGAGGCCGCGAACGTCTTCCCCTCGCTGCACACGTCGCTGTCGGTGACCGTCGCGGCGTTCGCCGTCCTGACGCGCGATGAGTACCCGCGGTGGACGCCGGTCGCGCTGTGGATCTCGACGTCGGTGGTGATCGCGACGATGTACCTCGGGATCCACTGGCTCACCGACGTGATCGGCGGGATCGCGCTCGCGCTCGGCGCCGTCTACCTCTCGTGCCGGCTCGTCGACGAGGAGGAAGAGAGCGAGGGCAGAACCGACGGCGACGCCACGGTCGGGACCTAG
- a CDS encoding ZIP family metal transporter — protein MVAFDAFAFVFVAGLLTALATGIGALPFFLFDSISDRGNVALWGFSSGIMVSASLFGLVREGLAEGTPVEIGIGLAAGVVLVVIAHDVLLDAEIDPKEYEEADFKKLVLILGVLTVHSFPEGVAVGVSFADLGLAGGTELFGFTVPLLAVFMTIAISIHNVPEGTAISIPLRAMGVSRWKMVWWAVFSSLPQPIGAVLAFAFVRYAREFLPYGFGFAAGAMIYLVATEFVPEALDAGAALPRGGKPVLVAGIAAGVALMTPLAFV, from the coding sequence ATGGTCGCGTTCGACGCGTTCGCGTTCGTCTTCGTCGCCGGCCTGCTCACGGCGCTCGCGACCGGGATCGGCGCGCTGCCCTTCTTCCTGTTCGACTCGATCAGCGACCGCGGGAACGTGGCGCTGTGGGGGTTCTCCTCGGGGATCATGGTCTCCGCGTCGCTGTTCGGGCTCGTCCGAGAGGGGCTCGCCGAGGGGACGCCCGTCGAGATCGGGATCGGGCTGGCCGCGGGCGTCGTCCTGGTCGTTATCGCGCACGACGTGCTCCTCGACGCCGAGATCGACCCGAAAGAGTACGAGGAGGCGGACTTCAAGAAGCTCGTGTTGATCCTCGGCGTGCTGACCGTCCACAGCTTCCCCGAGGGGGTCGCCGTCGGCGTCTCGTTCGCGGACCTCGGGCTGGCGGGCGGGACCGAGCTGTTCGGCTTCACCGTCCCGCTGCTCGCGGTGTTCATGACGATCGCGATCTCGATCCACAACGTCCCGGAGGGGACCGCGATCTCGATCCCGCTGCGGGCGATGGGCGTCTCGCGGTGGAAGATGGTCTGGTGGGCGGTGTTCTCCAGCCTCCCGCAGCCGATCGGGGCGGTCCTCGCCTTCGCGTTCGTCCGGTACGCCCGCGAGTTCCTCCCGTACGGCTTCGGATTCGCCGCCGGCGCGATGATCTACCTCGTCGCCACCGAGTTCGTCCCGGAGGCGCTCGACGCCGGCGCCGCGCTCCCCCGCGGCGGGAAGCCCGTGCTCGTCGCCGGGATCGCGGCCGGCGTCGCGCTGATGACGCCGCTCGCGTTCGTCTGA
- a CDS encoding DUF7091 family protein, translating to MDDRLERVIRQQLRKAGKQFEEAKRAYSEGRDDPDGDASGAERYDLPTDGDGRARIVCRRHAERRSVAVDAEGRPSCFDADHPDCEGCAEDVRDGFVETW from the coding sequence ATGGACGACCGACTCGAACGCGTCATCCGCCAGCAGCTCCGCAAGGCGGGCAAGCAGTTCGAGGAGGCGAAGCGGGCGTACTCCGAGGGGAGGGACGACCCCGACGGCGACGCCAGCGGGGCGGAGCGGTACGACCTCCCGACCGACGGGGACGGGCGCGCCCGGATCGTCTGCCGGCGGCACGCGGAGCGGCGGTCGGTCGCGGTCGACGCCGAGGGACGCCCCTCGTGTTTCGACGCCGACCACCCCGACTGCGAGGGCTGCGCCGAAGACGTGCGCGACGGGTTCGTGGAGACCTGGTGA
- a CDS encoding ABC transporter substrate-binding protein — protein MNGHVSRREALAGIGLGALSAGCLGRTRNLAGRNRPGQLTLQIDSAPADRDPNAIRIARHLAENLNAVGIDARINTLSRTDLWRKVLINQDFDVYVGQFLESDPFDPDAMYAFAHSQFVAEAGRQNPFGFADVNGVDEQLERQRRVTEERPEVVAELQRSLCELQPFTVVAFPDPLTAVREERFSGWTNRQPLSVGALLDLEYAGATDGSAATNATADDGEAGATENATADGETADGDATLRLVTTDDQITENWNPIAAEYRREGTFTALLYDQLALVDHGEAIPWLASGWERTDDETLVVDLRDARWHDGEPVTAGDVAFTYEFLRDTSLGSLDTEVPTPRFRGRSSVVRSASVVGDGRVELALDGVNDAVAVRALQVPILPEHVWSERTDVATIAGFEFDVETTEAVVSNNEDPVGSGPIRFVEATAEESVVFDRNPDHFLARADSTEGGTDPAAEVPERFRGKPAFDRLRIEVSPSDIAAVAAVGDGLADATVSNLGPDAVPRIGRQADTRLVTGRSGGFYHVGYNARRAPLSNPRFRAVLASLIDKETLVREAFSGYAEPAASPLAASPEWVPPDLEWDDRETDPVYPFVGESGSLDDDEAKELFRDAGYRFDEEGRLLSRGE, from the coding sequence ATGAACGGGCACGTCAGCCGGCGGGAGGCGCTCGCGGGGATCGGTCTGGGGGCCCTGAGCGCCGGCTGTCTCGGTCGGACCCGTAACCTCGCGGGCCGCAACAGGCCCGGGCAGCTCACGCTGCAGATCGACTCGGCGCCGGCCGACAGGGATCCGAACGCGATCCGGATCGCGAGGCACCTCGCCGAGAACCTGAACGCCGTGGGGATCGACGCCCGGATCAACACCCTGAGCCGGACCGACCTCTGGCGGAAGGTGCTCATCAACCAGGACTTCGACGTCTACGTCGGCCAGTTCCTGGAGTCGGACCCGTTCGACCCGGACGCGATGTACGCGTTCGCCCACTCGCAGTTCGTCGCCGAGGCCGGCCGCCAGAACCCGTTCGGATTCGCCGACGTCAACGGCGTCGACGAACAGCTCGAACGCCAGCGGCGGGTGACGGAAGAGCGGCCCGAGGTCGTGGCCGAGCTCCAGCGCTCGCTGTGCGAGCTGCAGCCGTTCACCGTCGTCGCGTTTCCCGACCCCCTCACCGCGGTCCGCGAGGAGCGGTTCTCGGGGTGGACGAACCGACAGCCGCTTTCGGTCGGCGCCCTGCTGGACCTGGAGTACGCGGGGGCGACCGACGGGTCGGCGGCGACGAACGCGACCGCGGACGACGGCGAGGCGGGGGCCACCGAGAACGCCACCGCGGACGGGGAGACCGCCGACGGCGACGCCACGCTCCGGCTCGTCACGACGGACGACCAGATCACGGAGAACTGGAACCCGATCGCGGCCGAGTACCGGCGCGAGGGGACGTTCACGGCGCTGTTGTACGACCAACTCGCGCTCGTCGACCACGGAGAGGCCATCCCGTGGCTCGCGTCGGGGTGGGAACGGACCGACGACGAGACGCTCGTCGTCGACCTCCGAGACGCCCGGTGGCACGACGGCGAACCGGTGACCGCGGGCGACGTGGCGTTCACCTACGAGTTCCTCCGCGACACCTCGTTGGGATCCCTCGATACGGAGGTACCGACGCCGCGGTTCCGCGGCCGGAGCTCCGTCGTCCGGTCGGCGAGCGTCGTCGGCGACGGGCGGGTCGAGCTCGCGCTCGACGGCGTGAACGACGCGGTCGCGGTCCGGGCGCTGCAGGTCCCGATCCTCCCGGAACACGTCTGGTCGGAGCGGACCGACGTCGCGACGATCGCCGGCTTCGAGTTCGACGTGGAGACGACCGAGGCGGTGGTGTCGAACAACGAGGACCCGGTCGGGAGCGGTCCGATACGGTTCGTCGAGGCGACGGCGGAGGAGTCGGTCGTCTTCGATCGGAACCCGGACCACTTCCTCGCCCGCGCGGACTCGACGGAGGGGGGGACCGACCCCGCGGCGGAGGTCCCGGAGCGGTTCCGCGGGAAGCCGGCCTTCGATCGGCTGCGGATCGAGGTGTCGCCCTCGGACATCGCCGCGGTGGCGGCGGTCGGCGACGGGCTCGCGGACGCGACGGTCTCGAACCTCGGTCCGGACGCGGTGCCTCGGATCGGACGCCAGGCCGACACGCGTCTCGTGACCGGGCGCTCGGGCGGGTTCTACCACGTCGGGTACAACGCGCGGCGGGCGCCGCTGTCGAACCCGCGCTTCCGGGCCGTGCTCGCCTCGCTGATCGACAAGGAGACGCTCGTCCGCGAGGCGTTCAGCGGGTACGCCGAGCCGGCGGCGTCGCCGCTGGCGGCCTCGCCCGAGTGGGTGCCACCGGACCTGGAGTGGGACGACCGGGAGACGGACCCGGTGTACCCGTTCGTCGGGGAGTCGGGATCGCTCGACGACGACGAGGCGAAGGAGCTGTTCCGCGACGCGGGGTATCGGTTCGACGAGGAGGGACGGCTGCTGTCGCGGGGAGAATGA
- a CDS encoding signal peptidase I: MNNPLTSPNVKKAANVLGIVVLIALVAPFAVFAAPEVVGADESFVVLTASMTPAIAPGDVVIVAERDPAAIAAGDVITFSRGTSDVPVTHRVIDVVAADGGVAFETMGDANEGPDPGLVPGTNLIGEVVFAIPYIGYVIQFAGTRAGFVALVVLPFGLLAAGELWSIVREADRDASPESSAVTAAPADAAEAGAEGAPAVAAEPSSDESAAGTGSGGVSVASVGGATAVLVGFAPYAAYVAFQLRTAASIAVAVAVTTLLLGALAVWVPASGVLDRKSTDDDARADASHASAPRPEDVAAPVDGAGEGD; encoded by the coding sequence ATGAACAACCCACTCACATCACCAAACGTCAAAAAAGCGGCAAACGTGCTCGGTATCGTCGTGTTGATCGCCCTCGTGGCGCCGTTCGCGGTGTTCGCGGCCCCCGAGGTCGTCGGCGCCGACGAGAGCTTCGTCGTGCTCACGGCGAGCATGACGCCCGCGATCGCCCCGGGCGACGTCGTGATCGTCGCCGAGCGCGACCCGGCCGCGATCGCCGCCGGCGACGTGATCACCTTCTCACGCGGCACGAGCGACGTGCCCGTGACGCACCGGGTGATCGACGTCGTCGCGGCCGACGGCGGCGTCGCCTTCGAGACGATGGGCGACGCCAACGAGGGACCCGATCCGGGGCTCGTGCCGGGGACCAACCTCATCGGCGAGGTGGTGTTCGCGATCCCGTACATCGGGTACGTGATCCAGTTCGCCGGCACCCGGGCCGGGTTCGTCGCGCTCGTGGTGCTCCCGTTCGGGCTCCTCGCGGCCGGCGAGCTGTGGTCGATCGTCCGCGAAGCCGACCGAGATGCGTCGCCCGAGTCGTCGGCGGTGACCGCCGCGCCGGCGGACGCCGCGGAAGCGGGCGCCGAGGGCGCTCCGGCCGTCGCGGCCGAGCCCTCGTCCGACGAATCCGCCGCCGGGACCGGTTCCGGCGGCGTGTCGGTCGCGTCCGTCGGCGGAGCGACCGCCGTGTTGGTCGGATTCGCGCCGTACGCCGCGTACGTCGCGTTCCAGCTCCGGACCGCGGCCTCGATCGCGGTCGCGGTCGCGGTGACGACGCTGCTGCTCGGCGCGCTCGCGGTCTGGGTCCCGGCGAGCGGTGTGCTCGACCGAAAATCGACCGACGACGACGCCAGAGCGGACGCCTCGCACGCGTCGGCTCCCCGCCCGGAGGACGTCGCCGCGCCGGTCGACGGCGCGGGGGAGGGGGACTGA
- a CDS encoding SipW-dependent-type signal peptide and vWA domain-containing protein, whose product MTDNDNIDTIGLSRRTILAGLGAVGLASAGAGLGTTAYFNDTESFDGNTLTAGQLDLLVDWQQTYDFGDGHTFVSAHPDHDGDGEQSVEIDGEVFTYSDFPDEDDEDSNGANLPVLDCETIPPLSEADFGTDPVTGEAMETLAQFSDVKPGDSGEITFSLHLCDNPGYIWMQAGNVSEDGGAHTEPEAIVDPDNLGDLGDAIQATLWYDEDCDNVYDGAEPVDIMLTLDFSGSMLYDQYGGVVNDDDITVGGTTYDETTKIDLVELGTRQFVDYLQSQNSDVRVGVAYFDGEGSDESLPRTGVYQPLTTDLSAVDASLTNLRQKLANVVTGSGFTASDKPTAPFDGDGDPDPFSNANGIATGTYIGEGVDDAQSELATNGRPNAEKRNIVLSDGESFNGDGTTQFSSPTGAADDARAAAPAPATDVYTISVGSANDGVLQSMAGPAGGSGGDPTFFSDVDDPLNIPTVFGSLAAQTAQEKVIMDDSLGNVLAALADGNGVPLDGNRATPYDELGDDPDDPARDAFRGDGVMHCVALSWELPIDVGNEAQGDTLGFDLGFYTEQARHNDGAGPEQSA is encoded by the coding sequence ATGACAGACAACGACAACATCGACACGATCGGACTCTCGCGGCGCACGATCCTGGCCGGCCTCGGCGCGGTCGGGCTGGCGTCGGCGGGCGCTGGCTTAGGCACCACGGCGTACTTCAACGACACCGAGTCGTTCGACGGCAACACGCTCACCGCCGGCCAGCTCGACCTCCTCGTCGACTGGCAGCAGACGTACGACTTCGGCGACGGCCACACCTTCGTCAGCGCGCACCCCGACCACGACGGCGACGGCGAGCAGTCCGTCGAGATCGACGGCGAGGTGTTCACGTACAGCGACTTCCCGGACGAGGACGACGAGGACAGCAACGGGGCGAATCTCCCGGTCCTGGACTGCGAGACCATCCCGCCGCTGTCGGAGGCGGACTTCGGCACCGACCCCGTCACGGGCGAGGCGATGGAGACGCTCGCGCAGTTCTCCGACGTGAAGCCCGGCGACTCCGGCGAGATCACCTTCTCGCTGCACCTCTGTGACAACCCCGGCTACATCTGGATGCAGGCGGGCAACGTGAGCGAGGACGGCGGCGCTCACACCGAACCGGAGGCAATCGTCGACCCGGACAACCTCGGCGACCTCGGCGACGCGATCCAGGCGACGCTCTGGTACGACGAGGACTGCGACAACGTGTACGACGGCGCGGAGCCGGTCGACATCATGCTGACGCTGGACTTCTCCGGCTCGATGCTGTACGACCAGTACGGCGGCGTCGTCAACGACGACGACATCACCGTCGGCGGCACCACCTACGACGAGACGACCAAGATCGACCTCGTCGAGCTCGGCACCCGCCAGTTCGTCGACTACCTGCAGTCGCAGAACTCGGACGTGCGGGTCGGCGTCGCGTACTTCGACGGCGAGGGAAGCGACGAGTCGCTCCCCCGGACCGGCGTCTACCAGCCGCTCACCACCGACCTCTCGGCGGTCGACGCCTCGCTGACGAACCTCCGCCAGAAGCTCGCGAACGTCGTCACCGGGTCCGGATTCACCGCGAGCGACAAGCCGACCGCGCCCTTCGACGGCGACGGCGACCCCGACCCGTTCTCGAACGCGAACGGCATCGCGACGGGCACGTACATCGGCGAGGGTGTCGACGACGCGCAGTCCGAGCTCGCCACGAACGGTCGTCCCAACGCCGAGAAGCGCAATATCGTGCTCTCGGACGGCGAGTCGTTCAACGGCGACGGGACCACGCAGTTCTCCTCGCCGACCGGCGCCGCGGACGACGCCCGGGCGGCCGCGCCGGCCCCCGCCACCGACGTCTACACGATCTCGGTCGGCAGCGCGAACGACGGCGTGCTCCAGTCGATGGCCGGTCCGGCCGGCGGATCGGGCGGCGACCCGACGTTCTTCAGCGACGTCGACGACCCGCTCAACATCCCGACGGTGTTCGGCAGCCTCGCGGCCCAGACCGCACAGGAGAAGGTCATCATGGACGACTCCCTCGGCAACGTCCTCGCGGCGCTCGCGGACGGGAACGGCGTTCCGCTCGACGGCAACCGCGCGACGCCGTACGACGAGCTCGGCGACGACCCCGACGACCCGGCCCGCGACGCGTTCCGCGGTGACGGCGTGATGCACTGCGTCGCGCTCTCGTGGGAGCTCCCGATCGACGTGGGCAACGAGGCCCAGGGCGACACGCTCGGCTTCGACCTCGGCTTCTACACCGAACAGGCGCGCCACAACGACGGCGCCGGACCGGAGCAGTCCGCCTGA
- the thiD gene encoding bifunctional hydroxymethylpyrimidine kinase/phosphomethylpyrimidine kinase, whose amino-acid sequence MTRDRDPVSPPVALTIAGSDSGGGAGIQADLKAMTAHGVFGTAVVTATTAQNTRGVEDVHAVPADHVASQYDAVVEDFDVGAVKTGMLATAPIVETAAGLLARRPAPVVVDPVMVAATGDRLLSPAAEAAYEGLIERATLVTPNADEAAVLVDEPVETPADAAAAGRELVARGAGAALVKGGHLDGDAESVVDTLVIGDEEAAADPTVRRFENPRVATDATHGSGCALSSAIAARLARGEHLTDAVAGAIDGMEAVIRRGYDVGEGPGAVNPAAFDGGA is encoded by the coding sequence ATGACCCGAGACCGCGACCCCGTCTCGCCGCCGGTCGCGCTGACGATCGCCGGCAGCGACAGCGGCGGCGGGGCGGGGATCCAGGCGGACCTGAAGGCGATGACGGCCCACGGCGTCTTCGGGACCGCGGTCGTGACGGCGACGACGGCGCAGAACACGCGGGGCGTCGAGGACGTCCACGCGGTCCCGGCCGACCACGTCGCGAGCCAGTACGACGCCGTGGTCGAGGACTTCGACGTCGGGGCGGTGAAGACCGGGATGCTGGCCACGGCGCCGATCGTCGAGACCGCGGCCGGGCTGCTCGCCCGCCGTCCGGCCCCGGTCGTCGTCGACCCGGTGATGGTCGCGGCGACGGGCGACCGGCTGCTCTCCCCCGCGGCCGAGGCGGCCTACGAGGGGCTGATCGAGCGCGCGACGCTCGTCACCCCCAACGCCGACGAGGCGGCGGTCCTCGTCGACGAGCCGGTCGAGACGCCGGCGGACGCCGCGGCCGCCGGGCGGGAGCTCGTCGCCCGCGGCGCCGGCGCGGCCCTCGTGAAGGGCGGCCACCTCGACGGGGACGCGGAGAGCGTCGTCGACACGCTCGTGATCGGGGACGAGGAGGCCGCCGCCGACCCGACCGTCCGCCGCTTCGAGAACCCCCGCGTGGCGACCGACGCGACGCACGGCTCCGGCTGCGCGTTATCGAGCGCGATCGCGGCCCGGCTGGCGCGCGGCGAGCACCTGACCGACGCCGTCGCGGGCGCGATCGACGGGATGGAGGCGGTGATCCGACGCGGCTACGACGTTGGCGAGGGGCCGGGGGCGGTGAACCCCGCGGCGTTCGACGGCGGGGCGTGA
- a CDS encoding choice-of-anchor W domain-containing protein produces the protein MNDDTIGLSRRKMLVGLGAVGVASAGAGLGTTAYFNDTESFENNTLTAGELDLFVHVDYSEDQGSYAQYSTPDGTFIDGNVVGGEEDGEPLSIQVSDLKPGDSGEGEFCFSIVDNPAYMWMCGELTANDENGQSEPEMDADETGGDPGEGMGELADAMEVTVSYCTPDGEGGNEIVSGSLADVMNALSAGVPLYGDGNPDAPIANRPAFDGVEEPFVDDVPNVSDQCVCFEWVVPTTVGNEIQTDSVAFDFEFYAEQARHNDGTNNPCIPSVTTRTGEGFAKQQEFETEQETSFARGRYGNNGPSGSWEVAVGPDVGSADTDNYVWTPGNAVPFSYSYDGSGTASFTLDGVNVASAIPAPSGKLAITTKADEATVSVANLALDLDGVPTALSGPDSISATNDGPDREVTYLVFDTDAADVANTFTISGDVTVDVQGDYAGAEEGVAFDISVE, from the coding sequence ATGAACGACGACACAATCGGACTATCGCGGCGCAAGATGCTGGTCGGACTCGGGGCGGTCGGCGTCGCCTCCGCCGGCGCGGGACTGGGCACCACGGCGTATTTCAACGACACCGAGTCGTTCGAGAACAACACGCTCACGGCCGGCGAGCTGGACCTGTTCGTCCACGTCGACTACTCTGAGGACCAGGGCAGCTACGCGCAGTACTCCACCCCTGACGGTACCTTCATCGACGGCAACGTCGTGGGCGGCGAGGAGGACGGCGAACCCCTCAGCATCCAGGTCTCCGACCTGAAGCCCGGCGACTCCGGCGAGGGCGAGTTCTGCTTCTCGATCGTCGACAACCCCGCGTACATGTGGATGTGCGGCGAGCTGACCGCGAACGACGAGAACGGACAGAGCGAGCCCGAGATGGACGCCGACGAGACCGGCGGTGACCCCGGCGAGGGCATGGGCGAGCTCGCCGACGCGATGGAAGTGACCGTCTCGTACTGCACCCCTGACGGCGAGGGCGGAAACGAGATCGTCTCCGGCTCGCTGGCGGACGTGATGAACGCGCTCAGTGCCGGCGTCCCGCTGTACGGCGACGGTAACCCCGACGCTCCGATCGCGAACCGCCCCGCCTTCGACGGCGTCGAGGAACCGTTCGTCGACGACGTGCCCAACGTCTCCGATCAGTGCGTCTGCTTCGAGTGGGTCGTCCCGACGACCGTCGGCAACGAGATCCAGACGGACTCGGTCGCGTTCGACTTCGAGTTCTACGCGGAGCAGGCCCGCCACAACGACGGGACGAACAACCCCTGCATCCCCAGCGTCACGACCCGGACGGGTGAGGGCTTCGCCAAGCAACAGGAGTTCGAAACCGAGCAGGAGACCTCCTTCGCCCGCGGCCGCTACGGGAACAACGGCCCCTCGGGCTCGTGGGAAGTCGCCGTCGGCCCCGACGTCGGGAGCGCTGACACCGACAACTACGTCTGGACGCCCGGCAACGCCGTTCCGTTCAGCTACTCGTACGACGGCAGCGGCACCGCCTCGTTCACCCTTGACGGCGTGAACGTTGCTAGCGCGATCCCCGCTCCGAGCGGGAAACTCGCGATCACGACGAAGGCCGACGAGGCGACCGTCTCCGTCGCGAACCTCGCGCTCGACTTGGATGGCGTGCCGACCGCGCTTAGCGGTCCCGACTCGATCTCGGCGACCAACGACGGTCCCGACCGCGAGGTCACCTACCTCGTGTTCGACACCGACGCGGCCGACGTCGCGAACACGTTCACCATCAGCGGCGACGTGACCGTCGACGTGCAGGGCGACTACGCTGGCGCCGAGGAGGGCGTGGCCTTCGACATCAGCGTCGAGTAA